One part of the Phragmites australis chromosome 3, lpPhrAust1.1, whole genome shotgun sequence genome encodes these proteins:
- the LOC133913061 gene encoding uncharacterized protein LOC133913061 isoform X2, with amino-acid sequence MAAAAAEGKEVRRDLWGQEYRTSSADCAAALDAYYAAFMSFGRGRGAAILRAAAADPSCALASALAAHFVGPRDPAAAAVFLAAAADNLGKATEYERAVFRTLSALLGEERDHEVALDRHFELLKGFPRDLMSLKRAQLICFYMGRPDTSLKFVEQVLPENQDRNYIYGMLAFPLLELGRMDEAERAARKGLSINKNDVWSQHNLCHVFQQKCRFREATEFMESCSPSWTACSSFMFTHNWWHVAVCYLEGESPLPKVLEVYDQYIMSELEKSDCEPAEVYLNALGLLLRLYVRGHIDPAKERLTALLDALKNESIWHVEWLLDLLILWALSSMSEFKSAHNMLESLKSRVSSMDRSRQQVMQKAIQLAEAVYEYGKGEHKKVFDTLGPDFDALGYKMIGASDEQVDVFNEVWYTVLINAGETSKAIEVLGKQIRKREGASFLWRLLI; translated from the exons atggcggctgcggcggcggaggggaagGAGGTGAGGCGGGACCTGTGGGGGCAGGAGTACCGGACGTCCTCCGCCGACTGCGCGGCGGCGCTCGACGCCTACTACGCGGCCTTCATGTCCTtcggccgcggccgcggagCGGCCATActccgcgccgccgcggccgacCCCTCCTGCGCCCTCGCCTCCGCGCTCGCCGCGCACTTCGTCGGGCCCAGGGACCCCGCCGCGGCTGCCGTCTTCCTTGCTGCTGCCGCGGACAACCTC GGTAAAGCCACGGAGTACGAGAGGGCGGTGTTCAGGACGCTCTCCGCGCTGCTGGGGGAGGAGAGGGACCATGAGGTGGCACTTGATCGGCACTTCGAG TTGCTCAAGGGATTCCCCAGGGATCTCATGTCTCTGAAGAGAGCGCAGCTCATCTGCTTCTATATGGGACGGCCGGATACATCCCTGAAATTTGTTGAACAG GTTTTGCCAGAGAATCAAGATCGAAATTACATATATGGCATGCTCGCCTTCCCTTTGCTAGAGCTAGGAAGAATGGATGAAGCTGAGAGAGCTGCTCGGAAAGGCTTGTCTATAAACAAGAATGACGTCTGGTCACAGCATAAT CTGTGCCATGTTTTTCAGCAGAAATGTCGCTTCAGAGAAGCTACTGAGTTCATGGAATCATGTTCTCCATCGTGGACAGCATGCTCATCATTTAT GTTTACCCACAACTGGTGGCATGTCGCTGTTTGTTACTTGGAAGGTGAATCTCCTTTACCGAAAGTTCTGGAGGTTTATGATCAATACATCATGAGTGAACTTGAGAAAAGTGATTGTGAGCCTGCAGAG GTGTATTTGAATGCTCTAGGGTTGCTGCTCCGTTTGTATGTGCGCGGACATATAGATCCAGCTAAAGAGAGGTTAACAGCATTGCTAGATGCACTAAAGAATGAG TCTATATGGCATGTGGAGTGGCTTCTTGACTTGCTTATATTATGGGCACTATCAAGTATGAGTGAGTTTAAAAGTGCGCACAATATGTTGGAATCATTGAAGTCAAG GGTCAGTTCAATGGACAGGAGTAGGCAGCAAGTGATGCAGAAGGCAATCCAG CTAGCGGAGGCTGTTTATGAATATGGAAAAGGAGAGCACAAAAAGGTCTTTGACACTCTGGGTCCAGACTTTGATGCACTTGGTTATAAA ATGATTGGTGCATCAGATGAACAAGTGGATGTCTTCAATGAAGTTTGGTACACTGTTCTAATTAATgctggagagacttccaaag CAATTGAGGTGCTTGGCAAACAAATAAGGAAACGAGAGGGTGCTTCTTTCTTGTGGCGTTTGCTA ATTTGA
- the LOC133913061 gene encoding uncharacterized protein LOC133913061 isoform X1: MAAAAAEGKEVRRDLWGQEYRTSSADCAAALDAYYAAFMSFGRGRGAAILRAAAADPSCALASALAAHFVGPRDPAAAAVFLAAAADNLGKATEYERAVFRTLSALLGEERDHEVALDRHFELLKGFPRDLMSLKRAQLICFYMGRPDTSLKFVEQVLPENQDRNYIYGMLAFPLLELGRMDEAERAARKGLSINKNDVWSQHNLCHVFQQKCRFREATEFMESCSPSWTACSSFMFTHNWWHVAVCYLEGESPLPKVLEVYDQYIMSELEKSDCEPAEVYLNALGLLLRLYVRGHIDPAKERLTALLDALKNESIWHVEWLLDLLILWALSSMSEFKSAHNMLESLKSRVSSMDRSRQQVMQKAIQLAEAVYEYGKGEHKKVFDTLGPDFDALGYKMIGASDEQVDVFNEVWYTVLINAGETSKAIEVLGKQIRKREGASFLWRLLEKAYSLDGRGADASVASEKANDLQAAYFN; this comes from the exons atggcggctgcggcggcggaggggaagGAGGTGAGGCGGGACCTGTGGGGGCAGGAGTACCGGACGTCCTCCGCCGACTGCGCGGCGGCGCTCGACGCCTACTACGCGGCCTTCATGTCCTtcggccgcggccgcggagCGGCCATActccgcgccgccgcggccgacCCCTCCTGCGCCCTCGCCTCCGCGCTCGCCGCGCACTTCGTCGGGCCCAGGGACCCCGCCGCGGCTGCCGTCTTCCTTGCTGCTGCCGCGGACAACCTC GGTAAAGCCACGGAGTACGAGAGGGCGGTGTTCAGGACGCTCTCCGCGCTGCTGGGGGAGGAGAGGGACCATGAGGTGGCACTTGATCGGCACTTCGAG TTGCTCAAGGGATTCCCCAGGGATCTCATGTCTCTGAAGAGAGCGCAGCTCATCTGCTTCTATATGGGACGGCCGGATACATCCCTGAAATTTGTTGAACAG GTTTTGCCAGAGAATCAAGATCGAAATTACATATATGGCATGCTCGCCTTCCCTTTGCTAGAGCTAGGAAGAATGGATGAAGCTGAGAGAGCTGCTCGGAAAGGCTTGTCTATAAACAAGAATGACGTCTGGTCACAGCATAAT CTGTGCCATGTTTTTCAGCAGAAATGTCGCTTCAGAGAAGCTACTGAGTTCATGGAATCATGTTCTCCATCGTGGACAGCATGCTCATCATTTAT GTTTACCCACAACTGGTGGCATGTCGCTGTTTGTTACTTGGAAGGTGAATCTCCTTTACCGAAAGTTCTGGAGGTTTATGATCAATACATCATGAGTGAACTTGAGAAAAGTGATTGTGAGCCTGCAGAG GTGTATTTGAATGCTCTAGGGTTGCTGCTCCGTTTGTATGTGCGCGGACATATAGATCCAGCTAAAGAGAGGTTAACAGCATTGCTAGATGCACTAAAGAATGAG TCTATATGGCATGTGGAGTGGCTTCTTGACTTGCTTATATTATGGGCACTATCAAGTATGAGTGAGTTTAAAAGTGCGCACAATATGTTGGAATCATTGAAGTCAAG GGTCAGTTCAATGGACAGGAGTAGGCAGCAAGTGATGCAGAAGGCAATCCAG CTAGCGGAGGCTGTTTATGAATATGGAAAAGGAGAGCACAAAAAGGTCTTTGACACTCTGGGTCCAGACTTTGATGCACTTGGTTATAAA ATGATTGGTGCATCAGATGAACAAGTGGATGTCTTCAATGAAGTTTGGTACACTGTTCTAATTAATgctggagagacttccaaag CAATTGAGGTGCTTGGCAAACAAATAAGGAAACGAGAGGGTGCTTCTTTCTTGTGGCGTTTGCTA
- the LOC133911202 gene encoding costars family protein-like, producing MNVEEEVGRLKEEIQRLGQQQPDGSYKVKFGVLFNDDRCANIFEALVGTLRAAKKRKILTYDGELLLQGVHDNVEITLMPPPAVAAA from the exons ATGAacgtggaggaggaggtcgggagGCTCAAGGAGGAGATCCAGAGGCTCGGCCAGCAGCAACCCGACGGCTCCTACAAG GTCAAGTTTGGTGTCCTCTTCAATGATGACCGGTGTGCAAACATTTTTGAAGCACTAGTTGGCACCTTGCGGGCGGCGAAGAAGAGGAAAATTTTGACCTACGATGGCGAGCTGCTTCTGCAGGGTGTTCATGACAATGTGGAGATAACCCTCATGCCTCCTCCCGCTGTCGCTGCTGCTTGA
- the LOC133910711 gene encoding cysteine-rich receptor-like protein kinase 41, translating into MEQSNITYQFLKEITDGFSKERKLGEGAYGKVYRVRLRHTLLEEIATKVLHFRLGQDDEQFRNEFDNLMWLKHDNIVRLVGYCYETQHRHMQYEGRTVFAEETYRALCFEYMHNGSLQNHLSEECAGLDWYTRYKIIKGICEDFGLSKLFSGEETRIAQSPIGTFGYLPLEYLLGNIVSKKLDIYSMGVVMIKIIADTHGAWWQDTRLESEPTEV; encoded by the exons ATGGAGCAAAGTAATATAACGTACCAATTCTTAAAAGAAATTACGGATGGCTTTTCCAAGGAGCGAAAACTTGGTGAAGGCGCATATGGAAAGGTTTACAGGGTAAGATTAAGGCATACATTACTTG AAGAGATTGCTACCAAGGTGCTTCATTTCAGGCTAGGACAAGATGACGAGCAAtttcggaatgagtttgataacCTTATGTGGCTCAAACATGACAACATTGTCCGGTTGGTTGGCTACTGCTATGAAACGCAACATAGACATATGCAGTACGAAGGAAGAACTGTTTTTGCTGAAGAGACATACAGAGCGCTCTGCTTCGAGTATATGCACAACGGGAGCCTTCAAAATCACCTTTCCG AGGAATGTGCTGGACTTGATTGGTACACACGTTACAAAATCATTAAGGGCATTTGTGAAG ATTTCGGTTTGTCCAAGCTCTTCAGCGGAGAAGAAACCAGGATCGCACAAAGTCCTATTGGAACATT TGGATACTTGCCATTGGAATACTTACTGGGAAATATAGTCTCAAAGAAGTTAGACATATATAGTATGGGTGTTGTAATGATAAAAATAATTGCAGACACGCACGGAGCATGGTGGCAAGACACCAGGTTGGAGTCTGAGCCGACGGAGGTTTGA